The Sesamum indicum cultivar Zhongzhi No. 13 linkage group LG2, S_indicum_v1.0, whole genome shotgun sequence genome contains a region encoding:
- the LOC105156533 gene encoding extracellular ribonuclease LE-like, with the protein MDGEGLRPLTPKYTNMAKSSWFILVELLLLLECLSHLSISQGQGYDFFYFVQQWPGSYCDTRKACCYPTTGKPAANFTIHGLWPNYNNGSYPSNCNPNSPYNATKISDLLGKMEVDWPTLACPTNGGTRFWTHEWEKHGTCSESVLDQHSYFEAALNIKNKVNLLKVLEDAGIQPNDQFYREPQIREAIKAGIGYTPAITCNTDSSKNRQILEIYLCVDASGKDLIECPKFPTRCKKPPLQFPIF; encoded by the exons ATGGATGGCGAAGGGCTGAGACCTCTCACACCAAAATACACCAACATGGCGAAATCCAGCTGGTTCATCCTTGTGGAGCTTCTTCTATTACTTGAGTGTCTCTCACATTTGAGCATTTCACAGGGACAGGGCTACGATTTCTTTTACTTCGTGCAACAG TGGCCAGGCTCATACTGTGACACCAGAAAGGCCTGCTGCTACCCGACCACTGGAAAGCCCGCTGCCAACTTCACTATCCACGGCCTTTGGCCTAATTACAACAATGGTAGCTATCCATCCAACTGCAACCCGAATAGCCCCTATAATGCAACCAAG ATTTCGGATTTACTTGGCAAAATGGAAGTGGATTGGCCAACATTGGCTTGCCCAACGAACGGCGGTACCAGATTCTGGACTCATGAATGGGAGAAACATGGTACTTGTTCCGAGTCAGTTCTAGACCAGCATTCATACTTTGAAGCAGCTCTCAACATTAAGAACAAAGTTAACCTCCTTAAAGTCCTCGAGGATGCAG GAATCCAGCCAAACGACCAGTTTTACAGGGAACCTCAAATAAGGGAAGCCATAAAAGCTGGAATTGGTTACACTCCAGCCATAACGTGCAATACTGATTCATCGAAAAACCGACAAATATTAGAGATTTATCTGTGTGTCGATGCTTCCGGCAAAGACCTAATTGAGTGTCCTAAGTTTCCTACTCGCTGCAAAAAACCGCCCCTTCAGTTTCCGATCTTTTAA
- the LOC105156531 gene encoding myb family transcription factor PHL8, with protein MAFQNVHDNEMSLVLSSDAKPRLKWTQELHQRFVDAVNQLGGAEKATPKSLMRIMGIHGLTLYHLKSHLQKYRLGRSQQSQIYHHSKPEDYGGKQTNLFASTIFDEAKEPTNENLQITQALQMQMEVQRKLHEQIEVQRHLQLRIEAQGKYLQSVLRKAQETLSEYSSCSIEAECAKAQLSQLASMVDSGCPSSSFSVLTESESSMLEHERNKLFGRNGCSHESSLTSSESSWRQDETEPQHEVGENCKHENVKMNNETAKSIELSLMEMHPVEKGPSEIQATNNEKSGARSSSQQVNRISWFKDIDLNCKSMTDFGSGPRAIDLNDKGLELFNGNF; from the exons ATGGCTTTTCAGAATGTTCACGATAATGAAATGAGCTTGGTTTTGTCCAGTGATGCAAAACCTCGACTGAAATGGACTCAGGAGCTGCATCAGCGGTTTGTCGATGCTGTCAACCAGCTCGGTGGTGCAGAGA aGGCTACACCGAAGTCTTTGATGAGGATCATGGGCATTCATGGACTCACTTTGTACCACCTCAAGAGCCACTTACAG AAATATAGGCTGGGAAGGAGCCAACAATCACAAATCTATCACCATAGTAAGCCAGAAG ATTATGGAGGAAAACAGACGAATCTATTTGCCAGTACGATTTTTGACGAAGCAAAAGAGCCGACTAATGA AAACTTGCAGATAACTCAGGCTTTGCAAATGCAAATGGAGGTACAGAGGAAACTTCATGAACAAATTGAG GTGCAAAGGCATTTGCAGCTAAGAATTGAAGCTCAAGGAAAGTATTTACAATCAGTCTTGAGAAAAGCGCAGGAGACACTTTCCGAATACAGTTCTTGCTCCATTGAAGCCGAATGTGCAAAAGCTCAACTTTCTCAATTGGCATCAATGGTTGACTCAGGATGCCCGAGCTCCTCATTCTCTGTTTTAACAGAGAGTGAAAGTTCAATGTTAGAACACGAGAGGAACAAGCTATTTGGTCGCAATGGATGTTCGCACGAGAGTTCCTTAACATCATCGGAGAGTTCATGGAGGCAGGATGAAACTGAACCACAGCACGAAGTTGGTGAGAACTGTAAGCATGAAAATGTAAAGATGAATAATGAAACGGCAAAATCTATTGAGCTCTCACTTATGGAAATGCATCCAGTTGAAAAGGGTCCATCAGAGATTCAAGCTACCAACAATGAAAAGTCTGGAGCACGAAGCAGTAGCCAACAAGTGAACAGGATCAGCTGGTTCAAGGATATTGATTTGAACTGCAAATCCATGACTGACTTCGGGTCAGGTCCAAGAGCAATAGACTTGAACGATAAGGGGTTGGAACTTTTCAATGGGAATTTTTAG
- the LOC105156532 gene encoding E3 ubiquitin-protein ligase RING1-like, whose amino-acid sequence MASETGSPEQSSFFQTLINSRIRHIALSLPYMLGLTTSDPLQGSTNPPQETQDQTTARESRDRIIFIDPFTGGMVVMESSGGSSLGLDSLLGDLEVGQRTASKASIDAMPSVEIVNGENDDEQCVVCLEEWETGDMAKEMPCKHKFHVECIEKWLKIRGSCPVCRYEMPADEDDDAGKRTSGENDGERRRRIWVSFSLSYDWRSAENNQTSASGSRENSDSASHHQETEA is encoded by the coding sequence ATGGCCTCCGAAACAGGGTCCCCAGAGCAATCATCCTTCTTCCAAACcctaattaattcaagaatcaGACACATCGCACTCTCTTTGCCTTACATGTTAGGCCTAACTACCTCCGACCCGCTTCAAGGTTCCACAAACCCACCTCAAGAAACACAAGATCAAACCACTGCACGTGAGTCACGTGATAGGATCATCTTCATAGACCCTTTTACAGGAGGCATGGTCGTCATGGAAAGTAGTGGTGGCTCATCACTGGGATTGGATTCCTTGCTTGGAGATTTAGAAGTTGGTCAACGAACTGCCTCGAAGGCCTCAATCGATGCCATGCCAAGTGTAGAAATTGTGAATggtgaaaatgatgatgaacAGTGCGTTGTTTGCTTGGAGGAATGGGAGACTGGTGATATGGCTAAAGAAATGCCCTGTAAGCATAAATTTCATGTGGAGTGTATAGAGAAGTGGTTGAAAATTCGTGGGTCCTGCCCTGTTTGTAGATATGAAATGCCTGCGGATGAAGACGATGATGCCGGCAAAAGAACTAGCGGAGAGAATGATGGAGAAAGGAGGAGACGGATTTGGGTGAGCTTTAGTCTTAGCTATGATTGGAGAAGCGCTGAAAATAATCAGACCAGTGCGAGTGGGAGTCGTGAGAATAGTGATTCTGCATCACATCATCAAGAAACGGAGGCCTAG
- the LOC105156758 gene encoding ribonuclease 1-like — MMNPKNSVLSKLLWLIGFAVVCTCQDFDFWPGSYCDSKQSCCYPKTGKPASDFSIHGLWPNYNDGSYPSNCDPENQFDPSKISDLSRRMQTDWPSLACPSSDSLSFWAHEWDKHGTCSQSVLGQHDYFATALNLKQQLNLLQILGDAGIEPNGGVYSLSSIKDAIKGGSGYEAWIECNMDIQSGNRQLYQVYMCLDASASNIIDCPVLPHGKCSSTIEFPPF, encoded by the exons ATGATGAATCCGAAGAACTCAGTTCTCTCAAAGCTTCTATGGCTAATTGGCTTTGCCGTTGTCTGTACTTGCCAAGATTTTGACTTC TGGCCAGGATCATATTGCGACTCAAAGCAAAGTTGCTGCTACCCGAAAACAGGAAAGCCCGCATCGGATTTCAGTATCCATGGACTTTGGCCCAATTACAACGACGGATCCTATCCATCAAACTGTGACCCGGAAAACCAGTTCGATCCATCCAAAATTTCCGACCTTAGCAGAAGAATGCAAACAGACTGGCCATCTCTGGCGTGCCCAAGCAGCGACAGCCTTAGTTTTTGGGCTCACGAATGGGACAAACATGGAACCTGCTCCCAGTCTGTTCTTGGCCAACACGACTACTTTGCAACCGCTCTAAATCTTAAACAGCAACTCAATCTTTTGCAAATCCTAGGAGATGCAG GGATTGAACCAAATGGAGGGGTATACAGCTTGAGTTCCATAAAAGATGCAATAAAAGGAGGAAGTGGTTATGAAGCATGGATAGAGTGCAACATGGATATTCAATCAGGGAACAGGCAACTATATCAGGTGTATATGTGCCTGGATGCTTCAGCCTCCAACATCATTGATTGTCCAGTACTCCCACACGGCAAATGCAGTAGTACGATTGAGTTCCCtccattttga